The Cuculus canorus isolate bCucCan1 chromosome 16, bCucCan1.pri, whole genome shotgun sequence genome includes a region encoding these proteins:
- the LOC104060883 gene encoding sodium-dependent lysophosphatidylcholine symporter 1-like isoform X2 — translation MLPGGDEDVELHRLTQEGALSQRTMVRREEKPGLTLCRKVCYAIGGIPYQMTSNALGFFLQIFLLDVVQLEPFHASLIIFLGRAWDAVTDPAIGFLVSKSSRTKYGKLVPWIACSMPFGVLCYCMMWSTLSDATPSSLKFLWYLSMYSFFQTCMTCYHVPYSSLTMFLGGTQRDRDSATAYRMGMEVFSTLIGSGIQGQLVGSYHTHMVNGCYVSNETLPNTSTYSLTDSLENTRRAYVFASLVLGSIYCLSCLVLIFGIREQPGPLNPLGKVELPFTSCLRMIMGHQPYTHLLCGFLFASLAFQITQGIFAFFCTHAAGLAGKFQHLVLIMLVTASLSVPFWQWFLGRFGKKTAASLGLALIIPALVAVSQVMHNFPAFIFLVIMAGCSMAVLYLLPCFAGYQAGECTHNPSVILTLRLLMAPVPISLLLIAIIIFCLHPIDEEKRKQMRMEMEAMGHQVQRGSQELTQG, via the exons ATGCTTCCAGGTGGGGATGAAGATGTTGAGCTGCACAGGTTGACCCAAGAAGGAGCTCTCTCACAAAGGACAATGGTCCGCAGAGAG GAGAAGCCAGGACTGACGCTCTGCAGAAAGGTTTGCTATGCCATCGGGGGCATTCCCTACCAGATGACCAGCAACGCCCTTGGGTTTTTCCTCCAAATATTCCTGCTGGATGTTGTGCAG CTGGAGCCATTCCATGCCTCCTTGATAATCTTCCTTGGAAGAGCCTGGGATGCAGTTACTGACCCTGCTATTGGCTTCCTGGTCAGCAAAAGCTCGAGGACAAAATATGGCAAACTGGTTCCATG GATCGCCTGCTCCATGCCATTTGGGGTGCTCTGCTACTGCATGATGTGGTCCACCCTCTCGGATgccaccccctcctccctgaAATTCTTGTGGTACCTGTCCATGTACAGCTTCTTCCAGACTTGCATGACC TGCTACCACGTGCCGTACTCATCCCTGACAATGTTCCTAGGAGGAACCCAGAGAGACCGTGACTCAGCCACTGCCTACA GAATGGGGATGGAAGTGTTCAGCACACTCATTGGGTCAGGAATTCAAGGACAGCTCGTGGGCAGTTACCATACCCACATGGTGAACGGTTGTTATGTGTCAAACGAGACTCTGCCCAACACCAGCACCTACAGCCTCACGGACTCTCTGGAGAACACA CGTAGGGCCTATGTATTTGCATCCCTGGTCCTGGGCTCAATCTACTGCCTGTCCTGCCTAGTTCTCATCTTTGGAATCAGGGAGCAGCCTG ggCCTCTCAATCCCCTGGGGAAGGTCGAGCTGCCCTTCACCAGCTGCCTGAGGATGATCATGGGACACCAGCCCTACACCCATTTGCTGTGTGGCTTCCTCTTTGCATCTCTGGCCTTCCAG ATCACACAGGGGATCTTTGCCTTCTTCTGTACTCATGCCGCAGGGCTGGCTGGGAAGTTCCAGCACTTGGTGCTTATCATGTTG GTCACTGCTTCCCTCTCTGTTCCCTTTTGGCAGTGGTTTTTGGGGAGATTcggaaagaaaacagcagcgTCACTGGGCCTGGCG CTGATCATCCCAGCGCTGGTAGCGGTCTCCCAGGTGATGCACAACTTCCCAGCCTTCATCTTCCTGGTGATCATGGCAGGCTGCAGCATGGCTGTGCTCTACCTTTTACCATG TTTTGCAGGTTACCAAGCTGGAGAGTGCACACACAACCCCTCCGTCATCCTCACCCTGCGGCTTCTCATGGCCCCAGTCCCAATAAGCCTGCTGCTCATTGCCATCATCATCTTTTGCCTCCATCCCATtgatgaagaaaagaggaagcagATGAGAATGGAGATGGAGGCAATGGG GCATCAGGTACAGCGCGGCAGCCAGGAGCTAACCCAGGGCTGA
- the LOC104060883 gene encoding sodium-dependent lysophosphatidylcholine symporter 1-like isoform X1, whose translation MLPGGDEDVELHRLTQEGALSQRTMVRREEKPGLTLCRKVCYAIGGIPYQMTSNALGFFLQIFLLDVVQLEPFHASLIIFLGRAWDAVTDPAIGFLVSKSSRTKYGKLVPWIACSMPFGVLCYCMMWSTLSDATPSSLKFLWYLSMYSFFQTCMTCYHVPYSSLTMFLGGTQRDRDSATAYRMGMEVFSTLIGSGIQGQLVGSYHTHMVNGCYVSNETLPNTSTYSLTDSLENTRRAYVFASLVLGSIYCLSCLVLIFGIREQPGPLNPLGKVELPFTSCLRMIMGHQPYTHLLCGFLFASLAFQITQGIFAFFCTHAAGLAGKFQHLVLIMLVTASLSVPFWQWFLGRFGKKTAASLGLALIIPALVAVSQVMHNFPAFIFLVIMAGCSMAVLYLLPWSMLPDVVDNFMLRNPSCPNLEALFYSFYVFFNKFAGGLAVGISTLGLHFAGYQAGECTHNPSVILTLRLLMAPVPISLLLIAIIIFCLHPIDEEKRKQMRMEMEAMGHQVQRGSQELTQG comes from the exons ATGCTTCCAGGTGGGGATGAAGATGTTGAGCTGCACAGGTTGACCCAAGAAGGAGCTCTCTCACAAAGGACAATGGTCCGCAGAGAG GAGAAGCCAGGACTGACGCTCTGCAGAAAGGTTTGCTATGCCATCGGGGGCATTCCCTACCAGATGACCAGCAACGCCCTTGGGTTTTTCCTCCAAATATTCCTGCTGGATGTTGTGCAG CTGGAGCCATTCCATGCCTCCTTGATAATCTTCCTTGGAAGAGCCTGGGATGCAGTTACTGACCCTGCTATTGGCTTCCTGGTCAGCAAAAGCTCGAGGACAAAATATGGCAAACTGGTTCCATG GATCGCCTGCTCCATGCCATTTGGGGTGCTCTGCTACTGCATGATGTGGTCCACCCTCTCGGATgccaccccctcctccctgaAATTCTTGTGGTACCTGTCCATGTACAGCTTCTTCCAGACTTGCATGACC TGCTACCACGTGCCGTACTCATCCCTGACAATGTTCCTAGGAGGAACCCAGAGAGACCGTGACTCAGCCACTGCCTACA GAATGGGGATGGAAGTGTTCAGCACACTCATTGGGTCAGGAATTCAAGGACAGCTCGTGGGCAGTTACCATACCCACATGGTGAACGGTTGTTATGTGTCAAACGAGACTCTGCCCAACACCAGCACCTACAGCCTCACGGACTCTCTGGAGAACACA CGTAGGGCCTATGTATTTGCATCCCTGGTCCTGGGCTCAATCTACTGCCTGTCCTGCCTAGTTCTCATCTTTGGAATCAGGGAGCAGCCTG ggCCTCTCAATCCCCTGGGGAAGGTCGAGCTGCCCTTCACCAGCTGCCTGAGGATGATCATGGGACACCAGCCCTACACCCATTTGCTGTGTGGCTTCCTCTTTGCATCTCTGGCCTTCCAG ATCACACAGGGGATCTTTGCCTTCTTCTGTACTCATGCCGCAGGGCTGGCTGGGAAGTTCCAGCACTTGGTGCTTATCATGTTG GTCACTGCTTCCCTCTCTGTTCCCTTTTGGCAGTGGTTTTTGGGGAGATTcggaaagaaaacagcagcgTCACTGGGCCTGGCG CTGATCATCCCAGCGCTGGTAGCGGTCTCCCAGGTGATGCACAACTTCCCAGCCTTCATCTTCCTGGTGATCATGGCAGGCTGCAGCATGGCTGTGCTCTACCTTTTACCATG GTCCATGCTGCCAGATGTGGTGGACAACTTCATGCTGAGGAACCCCAGCTGCCCCAACCTGGAGGCTCTCTTCTACTCATTTTACGTCTTCTtcaacaagtttgcaggtgGCCTTGCTGTGGGGATATCGACACTGGGTTTACA TTTTGCAGGTTACCAAGCTGGAGAGTGCACACACAACCCCTCCGTCATCCTCACCCTGCGGCTTCTCATGGCCCCAGTCCCAATAAGCCTGCTGCTCATTGCCATCATCATCTTTTGCCTCCATCCCATtgatgaagaaaagaggaagcagATGAGAATGGAGATGGAGGCAATGGG GCATCAGGTACAGCGCGGCAGCCAGGAGCTAACCCAGGGCTGA
- the LOC104060883 gene encoding sodium-dependent lysophosphatidylcholine symporter 1-like isoform X3: MTSNALGFFLQIFLLDVVQLEPFHASLIIFLGRAWDAVTDPAIGFLVSKSSRTKYGKLVPWIACSMPFGVLCYCMMWSTLSDATPSSLKFLWYLSMYSFFQTCMTCYHVPYSSLTMFLGGTQRDRDSATAYRMGMEVFSTLIGSGIQGQLVGSYHTHMVNGCYVSNETLPNTSTYSLTDSLENTRRAYVFASLVLGSIYCLSCLVLIFGIREQPGPLNPLGKVELPFTSCLRMIMGHQPYTHLLCGFLFASLAFQITQGIFAFFCTHAAGLAGKFQHLVLIMLVTASLSVPFWQWFLGRFGKKTAASLGLALIIPALVAVSQVMHNFPAFIFLVIMAGCSMAVLYLLPWSMLPDVVDNFMLRNPSCPNLEALFYSFYVFFNKFAGGLAVGISTLGLHFAGYQAGECTHNPSVILTLRLLMAPVPISLLLIAIIIFCLHPIDEEKRKQMRMEMEAMGHQVQRGSQELTQG, from the exons ATGACCAGCAACGCCCTTGGGTTTTTCCTCCAAATATTCCTGCTGGATGTTGTGCAG CTGGAGCCATTCCATGCCTCCTTGATAATCTTCCTTGGAAGAGCCTGGGATGCAGTTACTGACCCTGCTATTGGCTTCCTGGTCAGCAAAAGCTCGAGGACAAAATATGGCAAACTGGTTCCATG GATCGCCTGCTCCATGCCATTTGGGGTGCTCTGCTACTGCATGATGTGGTCCACCCTCTCGGATgccaccccctcctccctgaAATTCTTGTGGTACCTGTCCATGTACAGCTTCTTCCAGACTTGCATGACC TGCTACCACGTGCCGTACTCATCCCTGACAATGTTCCTAGGAGGAACCCAGAGAGACCGTGACTCAGCCACTGCCTACA GAATGGGGATGGAAGTGTTCAGCACACTCATTGGGTCAGGAATTCAAGGACAGCTCGTGGGCAGTTACCATACCCACATGGTGAACGGTTGTTATGTGTCAAACGAGACTCTGCCCAACACCAGCACCTACAGCCTCACGGACTCTCTGGAGAACACA CGTAGGGCCTATGTATTTGCATCCCTGGTCCTGGGCTCAATCTACTGCCTGTCCTGCCTAGTTCTCATCTTTGGAATCAGGGAGCAGCCTG ggCCTCTCAATCCCCTGGGGAAGGTCGAGCTGCCCTTCACCAGCTGCCTGAGGATGATCATGGGACACCAGCCCTACACCCATTTGCTGTGTGGCTTCCTCTTTGCATCTCTGGCCTTCCAG ATCACACAGGGGATCTTTGCCTTCTTCTGTACTCATGCCGCAGGGCTGGCTGGGAAGTTCCAGCACTTGGTGCTTATCATGTTG GTCACTGCTTCCCTCTCTGTTCCCTTTTGGCAGTGGTTTTTGGGGAGATTcggaaagaaaacagcagcgTCACTGGGCCTGGCG CTGATCATCCCAGCGCTGGTAGCGGTCTCCCAGGTGATGCACAACTTCCCAGCCTTCATCTTCCTGGTGATCATGGCAGGCTGCAGCATGGCTGTGCTCTACCTTTTACCATG GTCCATGCTGCCAGATGTGGTGGACAACTTCATGCTGAGGAACCCCAGCTGCCCCAACCTGGAGGCTCTCTTCTACTCATTTTACGTCTTCTtcaacaagtttgcaggtgGCCTTGCTGTGGGGATATCGACACTGGGTTTACA TTTTGCAGGTTACCAAGCTGGAGAGTGCACACACAACCCCTCCGTCATCCTCACCCTGCGGCTTCTCATGGCCCCAGTCCCAATAAGCCTGCTGCTCATTGCCATCATCATCTTTTGCCTCCATCCCATtgatgaagaaaagaggaagcagATGAGAATGGAGATGGAGGCAATGGG GCATCAGGTACAGCGCGGCAGCCAGGAGCTAACCCAGGGCTGA